One region of Primulina tabacum isolate GXHZ01 chromosome 1, ASM2559414v2, whole genome shotgun sequence genomic DNA includes:
- the LOC142546730 gene encoding katanin p60 ATPase-containing subunit A1, protein MAGSSLVGLQDHVKLARDYAVEGHYDTSIIFFDGAIAQINKHLNTVDDSLLRTKWMNVKKAILEETEVVKQLDAEKRSFKEVPVGRRPNSPPISTKSSFVYQPLDEYPSSSGNPMDDPDVWRPPSRDPSGRRSARGGQVGIRKSPQDGAWARGASTRTGTNGRGGKTGVSSKVNTGVRALTTGKKASAKSTTSAKPDSANGDSEDGKPKKVQYEGPDSDLAAMLERDVLDSSPGVRWDDVAGLSEAKRLLEEAVVLPLWMPEYFQGIRRPWKGVLMFGPPGTGKTLLAKAVATECGTTFFNVSSATLASKWRGESERMVRCLFDLARAYAPSTIFIDEIDSLCNARGASGEHESSRRVKSELLVQVDGVNASSTNEDGTRKIVMVLAATNFPWDIDEALRRRLEKRIYIPLPNFESRKELIRINLKTVEVAADVDIDEVARKTEGYSGDDLTNVCRDASLNDMRRKIAGKTRDEIKNMSKDEISNDPVAMCDFMEAIAKVQPSVCAADIEKHEKWFSEFGSA, encoded by the exons ATGGCAGGCTCGTCTTTGGTGGGGTTGCAAGATCATGTCAAGTTGGCCAGAGATTATGCAGTGGAAGGACATTATGATACTTCTATCATCTTCTTCGACGGTGCTATTGCTCAGATCAACAA GCATTTAAATACAGTTGACGATTCTTTGCTTCGTACCAAATGGATGAATGTAAAGAAAGCAATTTTAGAAGAAACAGAGGTCGTGAAGCAATTAGATGCTGAGAAAAGGTCTTTCAAGGAGGTTCCCGTGGGTAGGCGACCTAATTCGCCACCCATTTCAACCAAGTCATCGTTCGTATATCAACCATTGGATGAGTACCCATCGTCATCTGGTAACCCAATGGATGACCCTGATGTGTGGAGGCCTCCTAGTCGGGACCCTTCGGGTAGAAGATCTGCAAGAGGTGGTCAAGTAGGCATCAGAAAGTCTCCACAAGATGGTGCTTGGGCTCGTGGAGCTTCCACAAGAACAGGAACAAATGGCCGAGGAGGAAAGACAGGCGTTTCTAGTAAGGTCAACACAGGAGTTAGAGCATTGACAACTGGAAAGAAAGCTTCTGCGAAATCCACCACCTCTGCGAAGCCAGATTCTGCA AATGGTGACTCTGAGGATGGAAAACCCAAAAAGGTGCAATATGAAGGGCCTGACTCTGACTTGGCCGCTATGCTTGAAAGGGATGTCTTGGATTCTAGTCCAGGTGTTAGGTGGGACGATGTTGCTGGGCTGAGTGAAGCAAAAAGGCTTTTAGAGGAAGCTGTGGTTCTTCCACTCTGGATGCCTGAATATTTCCAG GGAATTAGGAGGCCGTGGAAAGGTGTACTCATGTTTGGCCCTCCTGGTACTGGGAAGACACTGCTTGCCAAAGCAGTTGCAACTGAGTGTGGCACTACATTTTTCAACGTTTCCTCTGCTACCCTGGCTTCGAAATGGCGTGGAGAAAGTGAGAGAATGGTCCGTTGCTTGTTTGATCTTGCACGGGCTTATGCTCCAAGTACAATTTTCATAGATGAGATTGATTCTCTTTGCAATGCTCGAGG GGCTTCGGGAGAACATGAATCATCCAGAAGGGTGAAATCTGAACTTCTAGTTCAGGTAGACGGTGTCAATGCTTCTTCCACCAATGAAGACGGTACTCGCAAAATTGTGATGGTTTTAGCAGCTACAAATTTCCCTTGGGATATAGATGAGGCCTTGAG GAGGCGACTGGAAAAAAGAATATACATCCCGCTACCGAATTTTGAGTCTCGCAAGGAGCTGATACGCATCAATTTGAAAACTGTTGAG GTAGCTGCAGATGTGGATATTGATGAAGTGGCTCGTAAGACTGAAGGATACAGTGGAGACGATCTAACTAATGTTTGTCGGGACGCTTCATTGAATGACATGAGACGCAAAATAGCTGGAAAGACACGAGATGAGATCAAGAACATGTCCAAAGACGAGATATCAAATGATCCTGTTGCCATGTGTGACTTCATGGAAGCCATAGCCAAAGTCCAACCGAGTGTTTGTGCTGCTGATATTGAAAAGCACGAAAAGTGGTTTTCTGAATTCGGATCGGCATAG
- the LOC142546726 gene encoding D-glycerate 3-kinase, chloroplastic: MAAFNVLSPRTRTCPVPSGCISNGACWNYNCRKLPNYGPFPSVVAVSEAEDRRTLNSMPSANVFGLSNSYGSGRKSGPLHAVFPSTPAKVSSVRELFEFICTGPLLEKIGMTSEKIAESIDNWILYGSQLCRLFELNEMYLTEPQKIRIYHYYIPVFLWCIQEISHHSSFFKEGDQIPPLVIGFSAPQGCGKTTLVFALDFLFQLNGRKSATISIDDFYLTANEQAKLRESNPGNGLLEFRGNAGSHDLQLSVETLTALGSLTKKGEKIKIPRYNKHAFNGKGDRADPATWPEVEGPLTVVLFEGWMLGFKPDPVEVVKSVDPQLEIVNKNLEAYYDAWDKFIKSWIIIKIHDPVYVYQWRLQAEIAMRNDGKPGMSDEEVMDFVSRYLPAYKAYLPTLYLEGPKGADLNHILVVEIDEGRNPILGN, from the exons ATGGCGGCTTTCAACGTACTATCCCCGCGAACCAGAACTTGTCCGGTCCCAAGTGGTTGTATCAGTAATGGCGCCTGTTGGAATTATAACTGCAGAAAACTTCCCAATTACGGCCCATTTCCGTCGGTTGTTGCTGTATCTGAGGCTGAGGATCGACGCACGTTGAATTCCATGCCGTCCGCTAATGTTTTTGGCCTTTCAAATTCATACG GCAGTGGAAGAAAGTCAGGCCCATTGCACGCCGTGTTTCCTTCAACGCCAGCAAAAGTCTCCTCGGTCAGGGAGCTTTTTGAATTTATATGTACAGGTCCCCTTTTAGAAAAAATTGGCATGACCTCGGAGAAGATTGCCGAATCCATAGACAATTGGATATTATATGGATCCCAGCTCTGTAGATTGTTTGAATTAAATGAAATGTATTTAACAGAGCCTCAGAAAATTCGAATATACCATTACTACATACCTGTCTTCTTGTGGTGCATACAAGAAATTTCCCATCACAGTTCATTTTTCAAAGAAGGAGATCAAATCCCACCTTTAGTG ATTGGTTTCAGTGCCCCACAAGGTTGTGGAAAAACCACCCTTGTCTTTGCCCTGGATTTTCTTTTCCAGCTTAATGGGAG GAAGTCTGCAACTATATCCATTGATGATTTTTACCTGACGGCAAATGAACag GCCAAGTTAAGGGAAAGTAATCCTGGCAATGGACTTCTGGAG TTTCGTGGGAATGCTGGAAGCCATGATCTTCAATTGTCTGTTGAGACCCTGACTGCCCTAGGAAGTTTGACTAAAAAAG GTGAAAAGATTAAGATTCCTCGATATAACAAG CATGCATTTAATGGTAAAGGTGACAGAGCTGATCCTGCTACATGGCCAGAGGTGGAGGGCCCTCTAACG GTTGTGTTGTTCGAGGGTTGGATGCTCGGTTTTAAGCCTGATCCAGTTGAAGTCGTGAAATCAGTTGACCCTCAG CTGGAGATTGTTAACAAAAACTTAGAAGCTTACTATGATGCATGGGACAAGTTCATCAAGTCCTGGATAATAATCAAGATTCACGACCCCGTTTATGTTTATCAGTGGCGATTGCAG GCAGAGATCGCGATGAGGAATGATGGAAAGCCAGGGATGTCTGATGAAGAG GTTATGGACTTTGTTTCAAGATACTTACCAGCATACAAGGCGTATCTTCCTACCCTTTACTTGGAAGGGCCTAAAGGTGCTGATCTGAACCATATACTAGTCGTTGAAATCGATGAAGGCAGAAATCCCATCCTTGGAAATTAA